The nucleotide window ATTCTTCTTTTATTACATTCAGGTCATAGTTACAGTATAGAAATTATTACGTAATATATCTATGAGGTTACATCCTACTTCGCGGCAGCCTTCTTTGGTTTTAAGTAAATGTAAAGAACCACCAAAGCAAGTCCGGCGTACGTGGCTTTAGCAACCTATAAAAGTGAATAGTATTTTTAAGACATTTTCAAATATTGCGACACAATGTAACTTCAAAATCAAATTGACAAACGTTGCGAATAGTCGCAAAACGTTGAGGTTATACTGACATTTGCTCGACCACGATCAGTGATACTGTTGAAGTGTTTCGATAATCCGGTTAGCTTTGGTTCGTCTGAACTTTCGCCTGCCATTCTGTCTGTTTCACTAAAATTTTGAAGAATATGAATTTAAATTTAGAGTGTAGAAGGAAACAAGACTGTCAACTATCAGACGTACTTTAAACACAATTCGATGAACAATGTTGGACAATGCGCACTTCGGTTTTTACGTCGACGAAGTTACAGCTAACTTTCACCAGATGGAGCTATCTGTATCCAATAGCGCATACATACGAAACTCAATTTAGTTTTAATTACTTCTTTGCTTAATTGGTAAAGGATAAGAAAGAAAAATACGACGTCGAGATACTCGATTTAATACTTATATACGAATACATTATAGTAGAATATCTTATACACGTAATAGAATGAATCTGTTATCATATGCACATTGTGTGTAATAATTATTCAACAAAATTTGttctaaatagaaataaaaattaccgggATAATTTCCAAATTAAGCTTAACAAGTTTTCATTTCATGAGGTAGAAgtgttatattattaaaaaattaaaaaaactgTATGTTTAAATTGTACCCCCATACAATAACAAATAGTCCACTGGCAACGTAAAGATATCATCAATAACTAACGTAGTCTTACTTGCATTAATCGTAGAAAAGTATAAAACGGATACTTCATAGTCGTCCTGTGTTTTCGATGTGATACTTGAATTTCCCGTATTCACACATTATTACCTAAAcagtgtaatatattataacgttGTAAAATATTCGGAGAATACCATATGCAGGGTGTTCGATCACAAGTCACAAATATTTCATAGGTTTACATAATCATCTATTAAAATGTTAGACACGTAAGTCGGACACCCTATATGAATATTAAgggtattattatatttacccAAATGTCGTGCATAATCCCGGTCTCAAATTTTTTATGGATAAGAAGATCGCTTAAGTCTCGTGCAGAAATAATTTTTAGTATCTTCA belongs to Megalopta genalis isolate 19385.01 chromosome 1, iyMegGena1_principal, whole genome shotgun sequence and includes:
- the LOC117221189 gene encoding ATP synthase F(0) complex subunit k, mitochondrial, which translates into the protein MAGESSDEPKLTGLSKHFNSITDRGRANVAKATYAGLALVVLYIYLKPKKAAAK